Proteins encoded within one genomic window of Candidatus Zixiibacteriota bacterium:
- a CDS encoding GYD domain-containing protein yields the protein MPSFIMALKINPNARKEHPNLSAQINESLDIFAEHSVTVNNLFATLGRYDYIAIFEADDQNSAFRVANQINSRGILQTETWPVIDYDDFSKII from the coding sequence ATGCCCTCGTTTATCATGGCACTTAAAATCAATCCGAACGCTCGCAAGGAACATCCTAATTTATCAGCTCAAATCAACGAATCGCTGGATATCTTCGCGGAGCATAGTGTGACGGTAAACAATCTGTTCGCGACTCTCGGCCGCTATGACTATATCGCGATATTTGAGGCCGACGATCAAAACAGTGCTTTTCGAGTCGCGAATCAAATCAACAGCCGAGGCATTCTTCAGACGGAGACCTGGCCGGTTATCGACTACGACGATTTCTCAAAAATAATCTGA
- a CDS encoding right-handed parallel beta-helix repeat-containing protein yields MSKYVILMLGLFCITANAAVINVPADQPTIQDGINAASEGDTVLVAPGTYTGDGNRRIDPDSLNIVIISSDGPATTIIDCQGSESDLQFAFNIHGGQDSTFVIEGFTITGSSHSSWDSAAVSVQKASLTIRNCDLLNNEGLAIYMYGSYPIWRTLQIENCRINHNNGDAAIFGDYAIIRIFDSEFGHNAHSGFQAWQIIEFEVEGSVFHHNPGTGLGFSQWSPNCRLANCTFAYNGTGLSMEWDYPKGDTPEFTATFDSSGMTGCIASLNDYYGVYMASPYDYYMTCNDVFGNGLEDWLSTSEYYDGDPYGNFALDPQFCDAANDFFGISSGSPCTPTNNSCGVLIGSEAVGCACCAIRGDVNHSGAETDISDLVYLVAYMFMQGPAPFCPDEGDIDGDGDIDITDLVSLVNYMFHGGEAPVPCE; encoded by the coding sequence ATGTCCAAGTATGTGATTCTTATGTTAGGGCTGTTTTGTATCACGGCGAACGCTGCGGTAATCAACGTCCCGGCTGACCAGCCTACGATCCAGGACGGCATCAATGCCGCAAGCGAGGGCGACACTGTTCTGGTTGCTCCGGGGACTTATACCGGCGACGGCAACCGGCGCATTGATCCGGATTCGCTTAATATCGTGATCATATCCTCGGACGGCCCCGCAACGACGATAATCGACTGCCAGGGCTCCGAATCTGATCTTCAATTTGCCTTCAACATTCACGGCGGACAGGATTCCACCTTCGTTATCGAGGGCTTTACCATCACGGGCAGTTCTCATTCTTCATGGGACTCAGCCGCGGTTTCGGTACAAAAAGCTTCACTGACAATTCGCAATTGTGATTTGCTCAACAACGAGGGCCTGGCGATTTACATGTACGGCAGTTATCCGATTTGGCGCACCTTGCAAATAGAGAACTGCCGGATAAACCATAACAACGGAGATGCCGCGATATTCGGTGACTACGCGATAATAAGAATCTTCGATTCGGAATTCGGTCATAACGCTCATTCCGGCTTTCAGGCCTGGCAGATAATCGAGTTCGAAGTCGAAGGCTCGGTGTTCCATCACAATCCCGGAACCGGTCTGGGATTTTCGCAATGGAGTCCCAATTGCCGACTCGCCAATTGTACCTTTGCCTATAACGGTACCGGTTTGTCAATGGAATGGGATTATCCCAAAGGCGACACGCCGGAGTTTACCGCGACCTTCGATTCCTCGGGGATGACCGGCTGTATTGCCTCGCTCAACGATTACTACGGTGTGTATATGGCCTCACCTTACGACTATTACATGACCTGCAACGATGTTTTCGGTAACGGCCTTGAGGATTGGCTCAGTACGAGTGAGTATTACGATGGTGATCCTTACGGTAATTTTGCTCTCGATCCGCAGTTTTGCGATGCCGCCAATGATTTCTTCGGTATCTCATCCGGTTCACCCTGCACCCCGACCAACAATTCCTGCGGCGTATTGATCGGTTCCGAAGCGGTCGGTTGCGCCTGTTGCGCAATACGGGGTGATGTCAACCATTCCGGGGCTGAAACGGATATCTCGGATCTGGTCTATCTCGTGGCGTATATGTTCATGCAGGGGCCGGCCCCGTTCTGCCCGGACGAGGGAGATATCGACGGTGATGGTGATATTGATATCACCGATCTGGTTTCTCTGGTCAACTACATGTTCCACGGCGGCGAAGCCCCCGTGCCGTGCGAATGA
- a CDS encoding efflux RND transporter periplasmic adaptor subunit, which produces MDREIPQHEIKRKKAWRWLKLMLISVFLIIAVLMLRAFISPSVDRHRILVSTAEIGDVEASISASGVVVPEYEQVITAPVQTTVQELRHHSGDTVQAGEAIVALDISALTFRAGKLRDELNYHLNQKRQMQLSLERRTIDLEAALDIKRLEAEFKNTQLERTRKLHELGGATQEQVAQAALDKEIADRQLDQAKLSIENEKEALQTEIEGLDLTIRMKENEISEAERDLTLAGARADRDGVVTWVNDNLGAHVAAGEAVARVADLTRYKVEGQVSDIHVDKLCVGGPAVIRIGNKESIPGIITAVRPSVEGGLVRFDVVPEQPHHPSLRPNLRTDLYVITSYKKGVIRVKNGSFYHGRVDQKLFVIEGDRAVRHSVDIGVSNYDWVELIGDIKPGQEVIVSDMSEYEQNESIRIND; this is translated from the coding sequence ATGGATCGAGAAATTCCCCAACACGAAATAAAGCGCAAGAAAGCCTGGCGATGGCTCAAGTTGATGCTCATTTCTGTATTCCTGATTATTGCTGTTCTAATGCTGAGAGCCTTCATTTCGCCGAGTGTCGACAGACATCGCATCCTCGTATCGACTGCCGAAATCGGGGATGTTGAGGCCAGTATCTCCGCCAGTGGCGTAGTGGTTCCGGAATACGAACAGGTGATAACCGCTCCGGTCCAGACGACTGTTCAGGAACTTCGGCATCATTCCGGTGACACGGTGCAGGCCGGGGAGGCGATAGTAGCGTTGGATATCAGTGCCCTGACGTTTCGGGCAGGGAAACTTCGTGATGAACTGAACTACCATTTAAACCAGAAACGGCAGATGCAATTGTCTCTCGAACGAAGAACGATTGATCTTGAGGCAGCGCTGGATATCAAACGGCTGGAAGCGGAGTTCAAAAACACCCAGTTGGAACGGACGCGCAAGCTGCACGAGCTTGGCGGAGCGACTCAGGAACAGGTGGCGCAGGCCGCGCTTGATAAAGAAATCGCCGACCGGCAACTCGATCAGGCAAAATTGAGTATTGAGAACGAGAAGGAAGCTCTTCAGACCGAAATCGAGGGTCTTGACCTGACCATCAGGATGAAGGAAAATGAAATCAGCGAAGCGGAACGCGATCTTACCCTGGCCGGGGCAAGAGCCGACCGTGACGGGGTGGTGACCTGGGTCAACGACAATCTCGGTGCGCATGTTGCCGCCGGTGAAGCCGTGGCGCGTGTCGCCGACCTTACTCGCTACAAGGTCGAGGGGCAAGTCTCTGATATTCATGTCGACAAGTTGTGTGTCGGCGGACCGGCTGTTATCCGAATTGGAAACAAAGAAAGTATCCCGGGGATCATCACCGCCGTCCGGCCCAGTGTAGAGGGGGGGCTGGTGCGGTTCGATGTTGTCCCCGAACAGCCTCACCACCCATCGTTGCGGCCGAACCTGAGAACCGACCTGTATGTGATCACATCCTACAAAAAAGGAGTGATTCGAGTGAAAAACGGGTCGTTTTACCACGGTCGGGTTGACCAGAAGCTGTTCGTGATTGAGGGCGACCGGGCGGTTCGGCATTCGGTCGATATCGGTGTCTCCAACTACGACTGGGTCGAATTGATCGGAGATATTAAACCGGGTCAGGAAGTGATCGTATCGGATATGAGTGAGTACGAACAGAACGAGTCGATCCGGATTAACGATTGA
- a CDS encoding HAD family hydrolase: MKIEAVVFDLDDTLIEDERVALATIQEACGLATEKYGIDAETLRHTVRWTAREIWYDGPAADYVRCIGSSSWEGLWMEIRTQQPETRALADWLPEYRRRAWNEALSKHEIVDEALAETMSARYMAVKRKNPFLFEDTIPTLERLRDNYRLAILTNGLIDLQQDKVDIAGLRDYFEIIMVSGEIGIGKPDRRIFESVHEKLGLRIDQTVMVGNSLKSDIAGARSIGMKSIWLNRKGESPDFDLLPELEIPNLTQLFTILTAPRRPW; encoded by the coding sequence GTGAAAATAGAAGCGGTTGTCTTCGATCTTGACGACACCCTCATCGAAGACGAACGAGTAGCTTTAGCTACCATCCAGGAAGCCTGTGGTCTGGCGACCGAGAAGTATGGAATCGATGCCGAGACGCTTCGTCACACGGTTCGCTGGACTGCCCGGGAGATCTGGTATGACGGCCCGGCGGCTGATTATGTCCGGTGTATCGGCAGCAGCTCCTGGGAAGGCCTCTGGATGGAAATCCGCACCCAACAACCCGAGACGCGTGCTCTGGCCGACTGGTTGCCGGAGTATCGCCGTCGCGCCTGGAATGAGGCACTATCCAAGCATGAAATCGTGGATGAGGCGCTGGCCGAGACGATGTCCGCAAGGTACATGGCCGTCAAACGAAAAAATCCGTTTCTGTTCGAGGACACCATACCGACCCTCGAACGACTACGGGATAATTATCGCCTCGCCATACTCACTAACGGGCTGATCGATCTGCAACAGGACAAGGTCGATATCGCGGGACTCCGTGATTATTTCGAAATAATCATGGTGTCGGGGGAGATCGGCATTGGCAAACCGGATCGACGCATTTTCGAGTCGGTGCATGAAAAACTCGGTCTGCGGATAGATCAGACGGTGATGGTCGGCAACAGCCTCAAATCCGATATTGCCGGAGCGCGTAGCATTGGAATGAAATCAATCTGGCTCAATCGGAAGGGGGAAAGCCCCGATTTCGATCTTCTGCCCGAGTTGGAGATACCGAATCTCACGCAGCTTTTCACGATCCTGACAGCGCCGCGCCGACCCTGGTAG
- a CDS encoding DUF4097 family beta strand repeat-containing protein — translation MPFKSFLIVSLFLLILSGCGNDSSSTGSDYDYNASSTFKFTFPVTDQVMLALINISGSVEVTGVQNLDTIYVVGTRHVSSSVSQADAEDNLSEIQIITKNETTHYTVESDQPQSGSQREYSVDYVIRMPADMLLDLAQTTGTVNIESMHATLDIANVTGYVNIADHYGSLHVAVVQGDLTVECDLPTGGSVQLNDVNGSIDLLIPTTTSAMFSANALNGTINLYDLTLDDADVSEHAVSGRFGGGQGSINLSSSNGNISVTGT, via the coding sequence ATGCCTTTCAAATCGTTCTTAATCGTCTCTTTGTTCCTCCTCATTTTGTCGGGTTGCGGTAATGACTCTTCCTCTACCGGCTCCGATTACGACTATAATGCGAGTTCGACCTTCAAGTTCACCTTTCCGGTAACCGACCAGGTCATGCTCGCTTTAATCAATATCTCAGGTTCGGTCGAGGTGACCGGAGTGCAGAATCTCGACACGATATATGTTGTCGGAACGCGACATGTCAGTTCCTCTGTCAGTCAGGCCGATGCCGAAGACAACCTCAGTGAAATTCAGATCATTACCAAGAACGAGACGACGCATTACACCGTAGAAAGCGATCAGCCGCAATCCGGCAGTCAACGCGAATACAGTGTCGATTATGTTATCAGGATGCCGGCCGACATGCTTCTTGATCTGGCTCAGACAACCGGGACGGTTAATATCGAATCGATGCATGCCACTCTCGATATAGCCAATGTGACCGGGTACGTCAATATCGCGGACCACTATGGAAGCCTTCATGTTGCTGTTGTCCAGGGAGACTTGACGGTCGAATGTGACCTGCCGACCGGTGGTTCGGTACAATTGAATGACGTCAACGGCTCAATTGACCTGTTGATCCCGACAACTACCTCGGCTATGTTTTCAGCCAATGCCCTTAACGGTACAATTAATCTGTACGACCTGACTCTCGACGACGCCGATGTTTCCGAACATGCCGTTAGCGGGAGGTTCGGCGGAGGTCAGGGATCTATCAATCTGTCGTCCAGCAACGGCAACATAAGTGTTACAGGGACTTGA
- a CDS encoding PhoU domain-containing protein, whose protein sequence is MFDKLKEMFSYENLFDQAYETTITMLEFDHKMFLDSVQALRESDTSELPYDFKEADRKINKFEREVRRNILTHIAISRPQDMVPGLVLVTIVIDVERIGDFCKNISEIATARKERLGAGEYEERLFEIERSIKEHFPAVIELLKTNDRDKASVFVAKEPIIAKKAESILIDMISAARTECCSPDLVRLTLYVRYLKRINAHLTNIASSVVNPFPRIGFRQKQTTD, encoded by the coding sequence ATGTTCGATAAGCTCAAGGAAATGTTCAGTTACGAGAATCTCTTTGACCAGGCCTACGAGACGACCATAACCATGCTCGAATTCGACCATAAGATGTTCCTCGATTCGGTCCAGGCGCTGCGGGAGTCGGACACCTCCGAGTTGCCTTATGATTTCAAAGAAGCGGATCGTAAGATCAACAAGTTCGAGCGGGAAGTCCGTCGCAATATCCTGACGCATATCGCTATCAGTCGACCGCAGGATATGGTGCCGGGGTTGGTGCTGGTGACGATCGTAATCGACGTTGAGCGTATCGGGGATTTCTGCAAGAACATTTCGGAGATCGCAACCGCTCGTAAGGAACGTCTGGGCGCCGGGGAATATGAAGAGCGTTTGTTCGAAATCGAGCGGTCAATCAAAGAACACTTCCCGGCGGTGATTGAATTACTCAAAACCAATGACCGCGACAAAGCCTCGGTGTTCGTGGCGAAAGAACCGATTATCGCCAAGAAAGCTGAGTCGATTTTAATCGATATGATTTCCGCCGCTCGCACCGAATGCTGCAGTCCCGATCTTGTTCGGTTGACTCTCTACGTACGATATCTGAAGCGGATCAACGCCCATTTGACCAACATCGCCTCATCGGTCGTCAATCCGTTCCCAAGAATCGGTTTCCGTCAGAAACAAACCACCGACTAG
- a CDS encoding FtsX-like permease family protein, translating into MFKNIVKVALKVLMRRKFFTIISLSGITFTLTVLIIAAAFAERMLSPARPGSKYDRSMFINRIDLWSEDMRIGSGPGYRFLEKYAKSMTTPEEVSIQTKGITVSSYVGDHRIDLKMKHTDAEFWDILEYDFVEGHPYDSQAVAQADYVAVITDFTRNQVFGNRSVLGEMLETTEGNYRVVGVIHKEDIPAMEAAADCFVPITTEPTVKISEALWGDYLAIVLADSKGSFPLIKEEWERSLEQARTDYAGEFSKIESHIRTSDELITAKLFDDESNTPIIAVVGMIIGSMLLFMLFPTINLVNLNITRIMERASEIGVRKAFGASRSALVGQFLIENIILTLIGGVAAWILSWLLLSLATGSSLVPFGKFEPDFVFFLYTLLICLVFGLISGVYPAYRMAKMKPVEALRGVES; encoded by the coding sequence ATGTTCAAGAATATCGTCAAAGTTGCCTTGAAGGTATTGATGCGACGGAAGTTCTTCACGATAATCAGTCTGTCGGGTATCACTTTTACCCTTACGGTTCTTATTATCGCGGCAGCTTTCGCCGAACGCATGCTTTCTCCGGCCCGTCCCGGTTCCAAATACGACCGATCCATGTTCATTAATCGCATTGATCTCTGGAGCGAAGATATGAGAATCGGCAGCGGTCCGGGATACCGGTTTCTGGAGAAATATGCCAAATCGATGACAACACCGGAAGAGGTATCGATTCAGACAAAGGGCATTACGGTAAGTTCATACGTCGGGGATCATCGTATCGACCTGAAGATGAAACACACCGATGCGGAATTCTGGGATATCCTCGAATATGATTTCGTGGAAGGGCATCCGTACGACAGTCAGGCGGTAGCGCAGGCTGATTACGTTGCCGTAATCACCGATTTCACTCGCAACCAGGTGTTCGGTAATCGTTCCGTTCTCGGCGAAATGCTGGAAACGACCGAAGGGAATTATCGTGTCGTTGGAGTTATTCATAAAGAGGATATCCCCGCTATGGAGGCGGCGGCCGACTGTTTTGTCCCGATTACCACCGAACCGACCGTGAAAATAAGCGAGGCACTTTGGGGTGATTACCTCGCGATTGTTCTAGCTGATTCAAAAGGCTCCTTCCCGTTGATAAAAGAGGAATGGGAGCGGAGTCTGGAACAAGCCCGCACCGATTATGCCGGTGAGTTCTCGAAAATAGAATCTCATATACGAACCAGCGATGAACTGATTACGGCCAAATTGTTCGACGATGAAAGCAATACCCCCATTATCGCCGTGGTTGGGATGATAATCGGTTCCATGTTGTTGTTTATGTTGTTCCCAACGATCAATCTGGTGAATCTCAATATCACTCGAATCATGGAACGCGCTTCTGAGATCGGAGTGCGGAAAGCATTCGGTGCGAGTCGCTCGGCGCTGGTGGGACAATTTTTGATCGAGAATATCATTCTAACTCTGATAGGTGGTGTTGCCGCCTGGATTTTATCCTGGTTGTTATTGTCTTTAGCCACCGGCAGCAGTCTGGTGCCTTTCGGCAAATTCGAACCTGATTTCGTGTTCTTTCTGTATACTCTTCTGATCTGCCTCGTTTTCGGTTTGATCTCCGGTGTTTATCCGGCCTATCGCATGGCTAAAATGAAACCGGTGGAAGCCCTGAGAGGAGTGGAATCATGA
- a CDS encoding MBL fold metallo-hydrolase, with protein MLYEFPTYEPWSGKHLSVQVLFSTAGLAQSVVIESEKQSLLVDVGDGCLRDLLIHGIHPVDLSGVVITHGHFDHVGGLHSLLSFLRMIMRVECLPVIYPEGAVEVITMLDSFERCYAGTVPFLIERRPLKHGQSSTIGNFNISALEMIHCGSLAEGTVLDPIPALGYRIEAGGETVAVTGDTGLCDNLRDLVRGVDLAVIEATFSEEHEIAADMLKRVHLSVRIAEELAATAKASRLVHRIARRKSGLA; from the coding sequence ATGCTGTACGAATTCCCGACATACGAACCGTGGAGCGGTAAACACCTGTCGGTCCAGGTATTGTTCTCAACGGCCGGTCTGGCGCAGTCGGTGGTAATCGAGTCCGAGAAGCAATCGCTGCTGGTAGACGTTGGCGACGGGTGTCTCCGTGACCTGTTGATCCACGGTATCCATCCGGTCGATTTGTCCGGGGTCGTTATCACTCACGGGCATTTCGATCATGTCGGCGGTCTGCACAGCCTGCTGAGTTTCCTCCGGATGATCATGCGTGTCGAATGTCTGCCGGTGATATATCCCGAAGGCGCCGTCGAGGTAATAACCATGCTTGATTCTTTCGAGCGATGTTATGCCGGAACGGTTCCGTTCCTGATCGAACGACGGCCGCTCAAGCACGGGCAGTCGTCAACGATAGGTAATTTTAACATCTCGGCGTTGGAGATGATCCATTGCGGCAGCCTTGCCGAAGGAACGGTATTGGACCCGATTCCCGCTCTCGGTTATCGAATCGAGGCGGGCGGGGAGACGGTGGCCGTGACCGGCGACACCGGGCTATGCGACAATCTCCGCGATTTGGTGCGTGGGGTTGACCTGGCCGTGATCGAGGCAACTTTCTCGGAAGAACACGAAATCGCAGCCGACATGCTCAAACGGGTTCATTTATCGGTACGCATAGCGGAAGAACTCGCGGCGACGGCCAAAGCCAGTCGGCTGGTGCATCGCATTGCCCGAAGAAAGTCTGGTCTGGCGTGA
- a CDS encoding NAD-dependent epimerase/dehydratase family protein, with amino-acid sequence MELSGKRFLVIGGAGFIGSHIVDQLTQTDAREIIVYDNFCRGARSNLAEALKDPRVSVFDIGGDVLQTDILSRAMEGIDGVFHLAALWLLQCYDYPRAAFDVNIRGTFNVAEAAIAAGVKRVVYSSSASVYGNALEIPMTENHVYNNETFYGATKICGEHIFKSLGCRYGLNWVGLRYMNVYGSRQDYKGTYTAVIHKVLDRIEAGQPPLVYGDGSQQYDFIDVRDTARANLLAMQADVNGECYNVGRGIGTTIKELAELILQLTDCHQKIQYEPAGRTFVTNRIGCPKKADRDLGFRWQIELEDGLRDLIDWRQQDRVRTTAAEH; translated from the coding sequence ATGGAGCTGTCCGGCAAGCGTTTCTTGGTAATTGGCGGAGCCGGTTTTATCGGGTCGCATATCGTCGATCAACTCACCCAAACCGATGCCCGCGAGATCATTGTTTACGACAACTTCTGCCGGGGAGCTCGATCCAATCTGGCCGAGGCCCTAAAGGACCCGCGTGTTTCGGTGTTTGATATCGGCGGCGATGTTCTTCAGACCGATATTCTATCCCGGGCCATGGAGGGAATCGACGGCGTGTTTCATCTGGCGGCTCTCTGGCTTTTGCAATGCTATGACTATCCCCGAGCGGCGTTTGATGTCAATATCCGAGGGACGTTCAACGTAGCGGAAGCAGCCATCGCCGCCGGCGTAAAACGCGTAGTGTATTCTTCCAGCGCCTCGGTTTACGGCAACGCACTGGAGATTCCGATGACCGAGAATCATGTGTACAACAACGAAACTTTCTACGGTGCGACCAAAATCTGCGGCGAGCACATCTTCAAAAGCCTTGGTTGTCGATACGGACTGAACTGGGTAGGTCTTCGTTACATGAACGTATACGGTTCCCGTCAGGACTATAAGGGGACTTATACCGCGGTCATTCACAAGGTGCTCGATCGCATTGAGGCCGGCCAACCGCCGCTGGTGTACGGTGATGGCTCCCAGCAATACGATTTCATCGATGTGCGCGATACCGCCCGAGCCAACCTCCTGGCAATGCAGGCCGATGTCAACGGTGAATGCTACAATGTCGGCCGAGGCATCGGAACGACTATCAAAGAACTGGCGGAGTTGATTCTGCAATTGACGGACTGTCATCAGAAGATCCAATACGAACCGGCCGGGCGGACTTTCGTTACGAATCGAATCGGTTGTCCGAAAAAGGCCGATCGTGATCTGGGCTTTCGCTGGCAGATCGAGCTCGAGGACGGTCTCCGGGACCTGATTGACTGGCGGCAACAAGACCGGGTGCGAACAACCGCGGCTGAACACTGA
- a CDS encoding ABC transporter permease: MIRHMFKLIWNRKRRNMLLMIEILVSFLVLFGITATMAGWGMQWLDPIGFNPDDLWVMQVEWEDKVVGQTREQVREMLRRIESEMLAYEEIENIAWCYNNTPYGDAVWRSDVEIDGREIAFDVMPCTDEYVNVLGINLVEGTWFGPEHDALLAKPVVVDLSLAKNVFGDSSAIGQTIADTHKEYFIVGVIDCYRYRGEFIDQYPQMFQRLSLTSDANVPPNRAVVRVRPGTGVAFENNLAKYVNGMVPSWSIRIDNIAELRSEYIKDKYLGLLIPAVIGFFLIINVALGLFGVLWYSINRRRSEIGLRRALGASAILVNRQILGEALVLATFALIVGVVLAIQVPVLGLMGPEISPGAYLLAILTSAVVIYLLVGLCAWYPARLAGHIHPAQALHDE; encoded by the coding sequence ATGATTCGCCACATGTTCAAGCTGATTTGGAATCGCAAGCGGCGCAACATGCTGCTCATGATTGAAATACTGGTTTCCTTTTTAGTGTTGTTCGGGATAACGGCAACTATGGCCGGTTGGGGAATGCAATGGCTCGATCCAATCGGATTTAATCCCGATGACCTTTGGGTTATGCAGGTCGAATGGGAGGATAAGGTGGTCGGCCAGACCAGGGAGCAGGTGCGTGAAATGCTGCGGCGTATTGAATCCGAAATGCTGGCCTATGAAGAAATCGAAAACATCGCCTGGTGTTACAACAACACACCGTACGGTGACGCCGTCTGGCGCTCGGATGTGGAAATCGACGGGCGCGAAATTGCTTTCGATGTCATGCCGTGCACTGATGAATATGTCAATGTCCTGGGAATCAACCTGGTCGAGGGAACCTGGTTCGGCCCCGAGCACGATGCCCTGTTGGCGAAACCGGTAGTGGTCGATCTCAGCCTCGCGAAAAATGTATTCGGTGATTCTTCGGCGATAGGACAAACGATTGCCGATACACACAAAGAGTATTTCATCGTGGGCGTGATTGACTGTTATCGTTACCGGGGTGAATTCATTGACCAGTATCCGCAGATGTTTCAAAGGTTGAGTCTGACGAGTGATGCCAACGTGCCCCCCAATAGGGCCGTTGTTCGGGTCAGGCCGGGAACGGGAGTTGCATTCGAAAACAACCTCGCTAAATATGTCAACGGCATGGTCCCGAGCTGGTCGATTCGCATCGATAACATCGCAGAATTGCGCTCGGAATACATCAAGGACAAATATCTCGGATTGTTAATACCGGCCGTCATCGGCTTCTTCCTGATTATTAACGTCGCCTTGGGTTTGTTCGGTGTTCTCTGGTATTCGATTAACCGCCGCCGCTCGGAGATCGGCCTGAGACGGGCTTTGGGGGCCTCCGCGATCCTGGTCAATCGTCAGATTCTGGGTGAGGCGCTGGTGCTGGCTACTTTCGCGCTTATAGTGGGAGTGGTGCTCGCCATTCAGGTTCCGGTGCTGGGACTCATGGGACCGGAAATAAGCCCTGGCGCATATCTACTTGCCATTTTAACCTCAGCCGTGGTAATATACCTGTTGGTGGGACTATGCGCCTGGTACCCGGCCCGCCTGGCTGGTCATATTCACCCGGCACAGGCTTTGCATGATGAGTGA
- a CDS encoding ABC transporter ATP-binding protein has protein sequence MIKLTNVEKVYRTDTIETLALKNINLSIDKGEFLSIMGPSGSGKSTLLNVIGLLDVPTRGGVDIGEQPVSRMNDRELARLRNEHIGFIFQSFHLINDLSVVDNVELPLLYRHISAPERRQRALAALDKVGLSARTRHFPTQLSGGQCQRVAIARAIVGEPDVILADEPTGNLDSVMSDEIMDILLALNKDEQATIVMVTHSQAMAERTKRIVRLHDGSQVE, from the coding sequence ATGATCAAGCTAACCAACGTCGAAAAAGTGTATCGCACCGACACGATTGAAACACTGGCGCTCAAGAATATCAATCTGTCGATCGATAAGGGGGAGTTCCTTTCGATAATGGGACCCTCAGGTTCCGGCAAAAGCACTTTGCTGAATGTGATCGGTCTCCTGGATGTTCCCACGCGGGGGGGCGTCGACATCGGAGAACAGCCGGTCAGCCGAATGAACGACCGCGAACTGGCCCGGCTTCGCAACGAGCATATTGGCTTCATTTTCCAGAGTTTTCATCTGATCAATGATTTGTCGGTGGTAGACAATGTGGAATTGCCGCTGTTGTATCGGCACATATCCGCCCCGGAGCGTCGCCAACGGGCGCTGGCGGCTCTGGACAAGGTGGGGCTGAGCGCACGCACGCGGCATTTCCCGACGCAGTTGTCCGGGGGTCAGTGTCAGCGGGTGGCGATTGCCCGCGCCATTGTGGGTGAGCCGGATGTTATCCTGGCCGACGAGCCGACCGGTAATCTGGACTCGGTCATGAGTGATGAGATCATGGATATCCTGCTGGCGCTGAATAAGGATGAACAGGCAACGATAGTTATGGTCACCCACAGCCAGGCCATGGCCGAACGGACGAAACGGATCGTACGTTTGCATGATGGCTCTCAGGTGGAGTAG